In Polaribacter sp. L3A8, a genomic segment contains:
- a CDS encoding glycosyltransferase family 2 protein, whose translation MKFSLIVCTYMRPVAIIKLLKSVEKQELYPNEIIIIDGSTDDKTTIVLNENKFKNLNYFKVDDLDRGLTKQRNFGINKVSENMDVVCFLDDDIILEEAYFKNLIATYKTNPEAGGVGGYILNEVKWKALKKGEKPSFKEYEIDGYVRNLGSRNVLRKRLGLLSDKPPCIMPEFSNGFSVGNLPPNNKIYNVEYFMGGVSSFKKDVVDTIKFSEYFEGYGLYEDLEYCLRVSRKHKLFVNTSATLYHYHEDGGRPNKFAYGKMVIRNGWYVWRTKFPSPSLKARLKWNAIILLLMTIRFLNVFTTKKSKEMFTEFVGMFYGLQSLVFNKPK comes from the coding sequence ATGAAGTTTAGCTTAATTGTTTGTACATATATGCGTCCTGTTGCAATTATAAAATTGCTAAAATCTGTAGAAAAACAAGAATTGTATCCTAATGAAATTATTATTATTGATGGTTCTACGGATGATAAAACAACCATTGTTTTAAATGAAAATAAGTTTAAAAATCTTAATTATTTTAAAGTTGATGATTTAGATAGAGGTTTAACAAAACAACGCAATTTTGGTATCAATAAAGTATCAGAAAATATGGACGTTGTTTGTTTTTTAGATGATGATATTATTTTAGAAGAAGCCTATTTTAAAAATTTAATAGCTACTTATAAAACAAATCCAGAGGCAGGTGGAGTAGGAGGTTATATTTTAAATGAAGTAAAATGGAAGGCTTTAAAGAAAGGTGAAAAGCCAAGTTTTAAGGAGTATGAAATTGATGGGTATGTTAGAAATTTAGGAAGCAGAAATGTTTTACGAAAGCGACTAGGATTACTATCTGATAAACCTCCTTGTATAATGCCAGAATTTTCAAATGGATTTTCTGTCGGTAACTTACCTCCAAATAATAAAATATATAATGTAGAATATTTTATGGGAGGAGTATCCTCTTTTAAAAAGGATGTGGTAGATACCATAAAATTCTCGGAATATTTTGAAGGGTATGGTTTGTATGAAGATTTAGAATATTGTTTAAGAGTATCTAGAAAACATAAATTGTTTGTAAATACATCTGCCACTTTATATCATTATCATGAAGATGGAGGCAGACCGAATAAGTTTGCTTACGGAAAAATGGTAATTAGAAATGGGTGGTATGTTTGGAGAACAAAATTTCCGAGCCCATCTTTAAAAGCAAGACTAAAATGGAATGCTATTATTTTATTATTAATGACAATTCGTTTTTTGAATGTGTTTACAACAAAGAAAAGTAAAGAAATGTTTACTGAATTTGTAGGCATGTTTTATGGTTTACAATCATTAGTTTTTAATAAACCAAAATAA
- the asnB gene encoding asparagine synthase (glutamine-hydrolyzing), with protein sequence MCGIAGIVGDHSSKELLFKMLDAQKHRGPDNTGSWCNDNVFLGHNRLSIIDLSEEANQPFTDFSQRYQIIFNGEIYNYIELKKELDYNFITNSDTEVLLAAYIKWGVKCLERLNGMFSFAIWDTLNKTLFAARDRFGVKPFFYHLKENTLYFSSEIKALHATGIDKLPNKKVWASYFAYGSYGMPEETFFDNINQLPGGHFLELKQGNLQIKKWYFFEEEIKKHQQIEPYKIVKKKYTALLSNSISLRFRSDVPVGFNVSGGLDSSALLAFVNQLNPRKKEVIKAYSFYTEDERYDELPWVEEMISLTKNPLEKVKLLSGEVCERSKKVSYFQDEPYGGVPTIAYAKIFEQARKDKTLVLLDGQGMDEQWAGYDYYTQNNNSIIQGVNKSPFKTNVLSKEILDLAQKPKYPKPFKDEVLNKQYRDLFYTKIPRALRFNDRVSMASSTELREPFLDYRLVEYAFAQPLEYKIKDGIQKYLLRNIVSEHLSDSISYAPKRPLQTPQREWLGNELKIFVDKEIEKIEKSEFSSWFDTTVLKQEWKNYVDGDNQSSFHIWQWLNFSLLMNS encoded by the coding sequence ATGTGTGGAATTGCAGGAATAGTTGGTGATCATTCGAGTAAAGAATTGCTGTTTAAAATGTTAGATGCTCAAAAACATAGAGGTCCAGATAATACAGGAAGTTGGTGTAATGATAATGTTTTTCTAGGTCATAATAGGTTGTCTATTATAGATTTATCAGAAGAAGCAAATCAACCATTTACAGATTTTTCACAGAGATATCAGATAATTTTTAATGGTGAAATTTATAATTATATCGAATTAAAAAAGGAGTTAGATTATAACTTTATCACCAATTCAGATACAGAAGTATTATTAGCAGCATATATAAAATGGGGCGTAAAATGTTTAGAACGCTTAAACGGTATGTTTTCTTTTGCTATTTGGGATACTTTAAATAAAACCCTTTTTGCGGCTAGAGATCGTTTTGGAGTAAAACCTTTTTTTTATCATTTAAAAGAAAACACCCTCTACTTTTCATCAGAAATTAAAGCACTGCATGCTACCGGAATTGATAAGCTGCCAAATAAAAAAGTTTGGGCAAGTTATTTTGCCTACGGTAGTTATGGTATGCCAGAAGAAACTTTTTTTGATAATATAAATCAATTACCAGGCGGACATTTTTTAGAGTTAAAACAAGGGAATTTACAAATAAAAAAATGGTATTTCTTTGAAGAGGAAATTAAAAAACACCAACAAATAGAACCTTATAAAATTGTAAAGAAGAAATATACAGCACTATTAAGCAATAGTATTTCTTTACGATTTAGATCAGATGTACCTGTAGGTTTTAATGTAAGCGGAGGTTTAGATAGTTCTGCCTTACTTGCTTTTGTAAACCAACTGAATCCGCGTAAAAAAGAAGTTATAAAAGCATATAGTTTTTATACAGAAGATGAAAGGTATGATGAGTTACCTTGGGTAGAAGAAATGATTTCTTTAACAAAAAATCCATTAGAAAAAGTAAAATTATTGTCTGGTGAAGTTTGTGAGAGATCAAAAAAAGTATCTTATTTTCAAGACGAGCCTTATGGAGGTGTACCAACAATTGCCTATGCTAAGATTTTTGAGCAAGCAAGAAAAGATAAAACGTTGGTTTTGTTAGATGGTCAGGGAATGGATGAGCAGTGGGCTGGTTACGATTATTATACACAAAATAATAATTCTATAATTCAAGGAGTAAATAAATCTCCTTTTAAAACAAATGTTCTGTCTAAAGAAATTCTAGATTTAGCTCAAAAACCCAAGTATCCAAAACCTTTTAAAGATGAGGTTTTAAATAAACAATATAGAGATTTGTTTTATACAAAAATACCAAGAGCTTTAAGGTTTAATGATAGAGTATCAATGGCATCTAGTACAGAATTAAGAGAACCTTTTTTAGATTACAGGTTGGTAGAATATGCATTTGCACAACCTTTAGAATATAAAATTAAAGACGGTATTCAAAAATATTTACTTAGAAATATCGTGTCAGAACATTTAAGTGATTCTATATCTTACGCACCTAAAAGACCATTGCAAACCCCTCAAAGAGAATGGTTGGGTAACGAGCTAAAAATATTTGTTGATAAGGAAATAGAAAAAATAGAGAAATCAGAATTTTCTAGTTGGTTTGATACCACAGTTTTAAAACAAGAATGGAAAAATTATGTAGACGGAGATAATCAATCTAGTTTTCATATTTGGCAATGGTTAAACTTTAGTTTGTTAATGAATAGTTAA
- a CDS encoding MBOAT family O-acyltransferase, whose protein sequence is MLFNSFEFLVFLTIVFILYWFVFKKLKTQNILILVASYVFYGWWDWRFLSLIFLSTLVDYTLGLMLKKTANVKKRKLLLYSSLLFNLGMLGFFKYYNFFIHSWVEAWSSLGVTMHVSSLNIILPVGVSFYTFQTLSYTIDIYKGKLEPTKDFISFASFVSFFPQLVAGPIERATNLLPQFFRKREFDYSLAVSGMKLILWGLVKKVVIADSCATLVNLIFADYQNESGVALIMGAIYFAFQIYCDFSGYSDIAIGTARLFGFKLMRNFNYPYFSRDIAEFWRRWHISLSTWFRDYLYIPLGGSRGTLKLKIRNVFVIFLVSGFWHGANWTFIAWGGLNALFFLPLLLSNKNRNNLNEVAENSLLPSLKELLQILFTFLLTTFAWIFFRSETITDALHYIQKIVDFGSFFPTVIRHKKAIPLLVIFIIIEWWSRKKEYPLVFDKKYRNFFYVFFVFVLLYFISADDKSSFIYFQF, encoded by the coding sequence ATGTTGTTCAATTCGTTTGAATTTCTTGTCTTTTTAACTATTGTATTTATTTTATATTGGTTTGTTTTTAAAAAATTAAAAACTCAAAATATACTAATCTTAGTAGCCAGTTATGTTTTTTATGGATGGTGGGATTGGCGATTTTTATCTCTTATTTTTTTAAGCACTTTAGTAGATTATACATTAGGGTTAATGTTAAAAAAGACAGCTAATGTTAAAAAAAGAAAATTATTATTATATAGTAGTTTGCTTTTTAATTTAGGAATGTTGGGCTTTTTTAAATATTATAATTTCTTTATCCATAGTTGGGTAGAAGCTTGGTCTAGTTTAGGAGTAACAATGCACGTAAGCTCTTTAAATATTATATTACCAGTAGGGGTTTCTTTTTATACTTTTCAAACATTAAGTTATACCATAGATATTTATAAAGGAAAATTAGAACCTACAAAAGATTTTATTTCTTTTGCAAGTTTTGTGTCCTTTTTTCCGCAACTTGTTGCAGGGCCAATAGAAAGAGCTACAAATTTATTACCACAATTTTTTAGAAAAAGAGAATTCGATTATTCTTTAGCAGTTTCTGGAATGAAATTAATTTTATGGGGATTGGTAAAAAAAGTGGTTATTGCAGATTCTTGTGCAACTTTAGTAAATTTAATTTTTGCAGATTACCAAAATGAATCTGGGGTAGCTTTAATTATGGGCGCTATTTATTTCGCTTTTCAAATTTATTGTGATTTTTCTGGGTATTCAGATATTGCTATTGGTACAGCAAGGTTATTTGGGTTTAAATTAATGAGAAACTTTAATTACCCGTATTTTTCTAGAGATATAGCAGAGTTTTGGAGGCGATGGCATATTTCTTTAAGTACTTGGTTTAGAGATTATTTATACATTCCTTTAGGAGGCTCTAGAGGTACTTTAAAATTAAAAATAAGAAACGTATTTGTAATATTTTTAGTTAGTGGTTTTTGGCATGGAGCAAATTGGACGTTTATTGCTTGGGGCGGATTGAATGCTTTGTTTTTTTTACCTTTACTTTTAAGTAATAAGAATAGAAATAATTTAAATGAAGTTGCAGAAAATAGTTTGTTACCAAGTTTAAAAGAGCTTTTACAAATACTATTTACTTTTTTATTAACAACTTTTGCATGGATATTTTTTAGGTCAGAAACCATAACAGATGCTTTACACTATATTCAAAAAATAGTAGATTTTGGTAGTTTTTTTCCAACTGTAATTCGCCATAAAAAGGCCATACCTTTACTCGTAATTTTTATTATTATAGAATGGTGGTCTAGAAAAAAAGAGTATCCTTTAGTATTTGATAAAAAGTATCGAAACTTTTTTTATGTTTTCTTTGTTTTTGTACTATTATATTTTATTTCTGCGGATGATAAATCTTCATTTATTTATTTTCAATTTTAA
- a CDS encoding acylneuraminate cytidylyltransferase family protein produces MRILGLIPARGGSKGVPGKNIKLLGNKPLLAYTSEIALQSNYLVKTVLSSDDDKIIEVAKSLGVEIPFKRPSNLAEDSSPTLPVIKHVLDYYKAKGEFFDAVCLLQVTSPFRTVSFLDEALNKFINSDTDSLVSVQEVPHEYNPHWTFELNKQGNLKIATGETEIITRRQELPKAYHRDGSIYITKTAVIEKQNSLFGNSIAYIESPKEFYVNIDTLKDWEKAELLLKNNI; encoded by the coding sequence ATGAGAATTTTAGGTTTAATTCCGGCTAGAGGAGGTTCTAAAGGAGTACCTGGTAAAAACATAAAGTTACTAGGTAATAAACCATTGTTAGCGTATACTTCTGAAATAGCACTGCAATCTAACTATTTGGTAAAAACAGTATTAAGTTCTGATGATGATAAAATTATAGAAGTAGCTAAAAGTTTAGGAGTAGAAATCCCCTTTAAAAGGCCTTCTAATTTGGCAGAAGATAGTTCGCCAACATTGCCCGTAATAAAACATGTATTAGATTATTACAAGGCTAAAGGAGAGTTTTTTGATGCCGTTTGTTTATTACAAGTAACAAGTCCTTTTAGAACAGTATCGTTTTTAGATGAAGCTTTAAATAAGTTTATAAATTCAGATACAGATTCGTTAGTCTCTGTGCAAGAAGTACCTCATGAATATAATCCGCATTGGACATTTGAATTAAATAAACAAGGCAATCTAAAAATAGCTACAGGAGAAACCGAAATTATTACTAGAAGACAAGAGTTACCAAAAGCTTATCATAGAGACGGTAGTATTTATATCACAAAAACGGCTGTTATAGAAAAACAAAATTCGCTTTTTGGTAATAGTATTGCTTATATAGAATCTCCTAAAGAATTTTATGTTAATATTGATACCTTAAAAGACTGGGAAAAAGCAGAATTATTATTAAAAAATAATATTTAA
- the neuC gene encoding UDP-N-acetylglucosamine 2-epimerase — protein sequence MSKRKICAVVTARPSYSRIKTALLAIKNHPALELQLVVAGSALLGRYGNAVDFIEKDGFVVDEKVFMVLEGENKTAMAKTTGLGVMELANVFYKLKPDAVITIADRFETIATSIAAAYQNIPLIHIQGGEVTGNIDEKVRHANTKLADIHLVASEEAKERVIKLGEEPDFVINTGCPSIDLAKEIKENPKLTFNPLEKYGGVGANVDWQNKGYIVVMQHPVTTEYEAAKEDVLKTLEAVTELDIPTFWFWPNVDAGADGTSNGIRTFREINKPQNIHFFKNMEPQDFLKLLVNSKCLIGNSSVGIRECSYLGVPVVNIGTRQNRRQRGNNVVDVSYDKEGIKEAILNQIENTKISSSTIYGEGASGQKMADVLSKIPLKFHKTITY from the coding sequence ATGAGCAAAAGAAAAATATGTGCTGTAGTAACAGCTAGACCTTCGTACAGTAGAATAAAAACAGCACTTTTAGCAATTAAAAACCACCCAGCATTAGAATTGCAATTAGTAGTTGCAGGATCTGCTTTGTTAGGGCGTTATGGTAATGCTGTAGATTTTATAGAAAAAGACGGCTTTGTTGTTGATGAAAAAGTTTTCATGGTTTTAGAAGGTGAAAATAAAACAGCAATGGCAAAAACTACTGGTTTGGGTGTTATGGAATTAGCAAATGTATTTTATAAATTAAAACCAGATGCGGTAATTACAATTGCAGATAGGTTTGAAACAATTGCAACATCTATAGCGGCAGCTTATCAGAATATTCCATTAATTCATATTCAAGGAGGTGAGGTAACGGGTAATATAGATGAAAAGGTTAGGCATGCAAATACCAAGTTAGCAGATATTCATTTAGTAGCCTCTGAAGAAGCAAAAGAAAGAGTTATAAAATTAGGCGAAGAACCAGATTTTGTAATTAATACAGGCTGTCCATCAATAGATTTAGCAAAGGAAATAAAAGAAAATCCTAAATTAACATTTAATCCTCTAGAAAAATATGGAGGAGTAGGTGCTAATGTAGATTGGCAAAATAAAGGCTATATTGTTGTAATGCAACATCCGGTAACTACAGAATATGAAGCGGCAAAAGAAGATGTTTTAAAAACATTAGAAGCGGTTACAGAGTTAGATATACCCACTTTTTGGTTTTGGCCAAATGTAGATGCAGGTGCAGACGGAACTTCTAATGGTATTAGAACTTTTAGAGAAATTAATAAACCGCAGAATATCCATTTTTTTAAAAATATGGAACCACAAGATTTTTTAAAACTTTTAGTAAATAGTAAATGTTTAATAGGAAACTCTAGTGTTGGTATTAGAGAATGTTCTTATTTAGGAGTACCTGTTGTTAATATTGGTACTCGTCAAAATAGAAGACAAAGAGGCAACAATGTTGTAGATGTTAGTTATGATAAAGAAGGTATTAAAGAAGCAATACTTAATCAAATAGAGAACACCAAGATCAGTTCGTCTACAATTTATGGAGAAGGAGCATCTGGACAAAAAATGGCAGATGTTTTATCTAAAATACCTTTAAAATTTCATAAAACAATTACATATTAA
- a CDS encoding N-acetylneuraminate synthase family protein — translation MIFTIAEIGQAHDGSLGVLHSYIDAVAKTGVDAIKFQTHIAAAESSIYEPFRVKFSKQDKTRFDYWKRMEFSLEQWKEIKAHCNEVGLEFMSSPFSNAAVDLLEKVGVKRYKVGSGEVNNFLLLEKIAKTGKPVIISSGMSSFKELDATVAFLKTRKVAYSILQCTTSYPTKPAQFGLNIIEQLKNKYKVKVGFSDHSSSIEACIAAVALGAEILEFHVVFDKEMFGPDAKSSLTINETTQLIKAVKNIHESLLAPIDKNDNSAFLELKSIFEKSLAVNKDLPKNHILTFDDLEAKKPKDFGILASEYEKVIGKKLKNSMLKWDFLNEPDII, via the coding sequence ATGATATTTACAATTGCAGAAATAGGACAAGCACATGATGGCAGTTTAGGGGTTTTACATTCTTATATTGATGCAGTTGCTAAAACAGGAGTAGATGCAATTAAATTTCAAACGCATATTGCAGCAGCAGAAAGTAGTATTTACGAACCTTTTAGAGTAAAGTTTTCTAAACAAGATAAAACACGTTTTGATTATTGGAAACGTATGGAGTTTTCTTTAGAGCAATGGAAAGAAATAAAAGCACATTGCAATGAAGTAGGCTTAGAATTTATGAGTTCTCCTTTTAGCAATGCAGCTGTAGATTTATTAGAAAAAGTAGGGGTAAAAAGATATAAAGTAGGCTCTGGAGAAGTTAATAATTTTTTACTGTTAGAAAAAATTGCAAAAACAGGTAAACCTGTAATTATTTCTTCGGGTATGAGTTCTTTTAAAGAATTAGATGCTACTGTAGCTTTTTTAAAAACAAGAAAAGTAGCATATTCAATATTACAATGTACTACTTCTTACCCAACAAAACCAGCTCAATTTGGGTTAAATATTATAGAGCAGTTAAAAAATAAATACAAAGTTAAAGTTGGTTTTTCAGATCATTCATCTTCTATAGAAGCGTGTATTGCTGCAGTAGCTTTAGGGGCTGAAATTTTAGAGTTTCATGTAGTTTTTGATAAAGAAATGTTTGGTCCCGATGCAAAATCATCATTAACAATTAATGAAACTACACAATTAATAAAAGCTGTAAAAAATATTCATGAATCTTTACTTGCTCCGATTGATAAAAACGATAATTCTGCTTTTTTAGAATTAAAGAGTATTTTCGAAAAATCTTTAGCTGTTAATAAAGATTTACCTAAAAACCACATACTTACTTTTGATGATTTAGAGGCGAAAAAACCGAAAGATTTTGGTATTTTAGCTTCGGAATATGAAAAAGTTATTGGAAAAAAACTAAAAAATTCTATGTTAAAATGGGATTTCTTAAATGAGCCGGATATTATATGA
- a CDS encoding glycosyltransferase family 2 protein — MNNIILSYNIETFKWQYLNKTYNSFFEGLKDLALTNKVVAWCYNTKDQKELDAYLDENNFGDIPELITFGSHLFLENTEYLEFSNVYFNKFSKNDTNTFDTWRVRSNIGIISASVVNELAVYSFPKNYKSALAVLGYATFLIGAIVSVSNDKRFSNFFIEGLTNKEYIDFISYSKKKKWVFYYLLNKLIFDKKLVLPGTNIFKNNYQGFQQKKAIWKEIHQQEIDMNKIKVDAFIPTLGRPNFVLETLQSIEDNNYPIDNFFIVEQKLPGQEKTLLDAVLSKDWGFKIEHVLLEKVGLCNARNVGLSSSNADYIIMLDDDILINNQPNLIENLIKKLEFTKSKMISFATNNIQGEIPVQLSYMTAGGASLIKNKDILPFNIQIEGFGSDDQEYNFNVHHNAQRVVFTNEEYMNHLKAPMGGWRFDAREYLPWYKDDLIVPLPGPVTLYRYIKYASKNQLKGYKLFVFFKYYKFKIWKLSLFNKRWNKSLFWANEILKDKVKINIEEGIKSI; from the coding sequence ATGAATAATATAATTTTATCATATAATATTGAAACTTTTAAATGGCAGTATTTAAACAAAACATACAATTCTTTTTTTGAAGGGTTAAAAGATTTGGCTTTAACCAATAAGGTGGTAGCTTGGTGTTATAATACTAAAGATCAAAAAGAATTAGATGCTTATTTAGATGAAAATAATTTTGGTGATATCCCAGAATTAATCACTTTTGGATCTCATTTGTTTTTAGAAAATACAGAGTATTTAGAGTTTAGTAATGTTTATTTTAATAAATTTAGTAAAAACGATACCAATACATTTGATACTTGGCGGGTTCGATCTAATATAGGTATTATTAGTGCCTCTGTAGTTAATGAATTAGCAGTTTATAGTTTTCCTAAAAACTACAAATCTGCCCTTGCGGTTTTAGGATATGCTACTTTTCTTATAGGTGCTATTGTAAGTGTTTCAAATGATAAACGGTTTTCCAATTTTTTTATAGAGGGATTAACCAATAAAGAATATATAGATTTTATTAGTTACTCAAAAAAGAAAAAATGGGTATTTTATTATCTATTAAATAAACTTATTTTCGATAAAAAATTAGTTTTACCTGGAACAAATATTTTTAAAAATAACTATCAAGGTTTTCAACAGAAGAAAGCAATTTGGAAAGAGATTCATCAACAAGAAATTGATATGAATAAGATTAAGGTAGACGCCTTTATTCCTACCTTAGGAAGACCCAATTTTGTTTTAGAAACATTACAATCTATAGAGGATAATAATTACCCAATAGATAATTTTTTTATTGTAGAGCAAAAATTACCAGGTCAAGAAAAAACATTATTAGATGCCGTTTTATCTAAAGATTGGGGGTTTAAAATAGAACATGTTTTATTAGAAAAAGTGGGCTTGTGTAATGCTAGAAATGTTGGTTTATCTAGTAGTAATGCAGATTATATTATTATGTTGGATGACGATATTTTAATAAATAACCAACCTAATTTAATTGAAAATTTAATTAAAAAGTTAGAATTCACAAAGTCAAAAATGATTTCTTTTGCCACAAATAATATTCAAGGAGAAATTCCGGTACAATTATCTTACATGACAGCAGGTGGAGCTTCTCTAATTAAAAATAAAGATATTTTGCCTTTTAATATTCAAATAGAAGGTTTTGGTTCTGATGATCAGGAGTATAATTTTAATGTACATCATAATGCGCAACGTGTTGTTTTTACAAATGAAGAGTATATGAACCATTTAAAGGCTCCGATGGGAGGTTGGCGTTTTGATGCAAGAGAATACTTACCTTGGTATAAGGATGATTTAATAGTACCGCTACCTGGTCCGGTTACCTTATATAGATACATAAAATATGCCTCTAAAAATCAATTAAAGGGATACAAATTGTTTGTTTTTTTTAAATATTATAAATTTAAAATATGGAAACTTTCATTGTTTAACAAAAGGTGGAATAAATCTCTTTTCTGGGCAAATGAAATATTAAAAGATAAAGTAAAAATAAATATTGAAGAAGGAATTAAATCGATATAA
- a CDS encoding glycosyltransferase yields MKKKTILYITTDLLFLKNSFSGGAVVQKSHLSILLGLGYTIKILYVNTASFSNNKPQFISKNKTIFFENHPILVDELTLSLFDEKINFLRKIAKIICSPTAYYYKFINDQNNSFLNKYIEENNFHFVWAQWYYAGLLAVNLNITSFYVHHDWQYKLMKFKNKKSFKTSIITFSKKRIENKLIKNVDAIISVSGSDNKQFNELKYNSIYLPVTYNFNYIKKSTAKSTASLVHLGSLNTTANRVGLKNFLLTCWPSIKKQLPNVLLEIIGQMPDNDSKLIELLHKDKNIKVHGFVEDLTAVMHPYDIHLIPWNQDTGVRTRIPLIFYNKQCLVAMKNGVGGTAEITNNFNAILSDNWADYAKSIIKCYNDTDFRKELSNNGFNSYQENFSHESQFVRVKNFILKMKK; encoded by the coding sequence ATGAAAAAAAAAACAATTCTTTATATAACTACAGACTTATTATTTTTGAAAAACAGTTTTTCAGGTGGGGCAGTAGTTCAAAAAAGTCACCTATCAATATTATTGGGATTAGGGTATACTATAAAAATACTTTATGTAAATACAGCGAGTTTTTCGAATAATAAGCCTCAATTTATTTCAAAAAATAAAACTATTTTTTTTGAAAATCACCCTATTTTAGTAGATGAGCTTACTTTAAGTTTATTTGATGAAAAAATAAATTTTCTAAGAAAAATAGCAAAAATAATATGCAGTCCTACAGCATATTATTATAAATTTATAAATGATCAAAACAATTCTTTTTTAAATAAGTATATTGAAGAAAATAATTTTCATTTTGTTTGGGCACAGTGGTATTATGCAGGTTTATTAGCTGTAAACTTAAATATTACTTCCTTTTATGTACATCATGATTGGCAATATAAATTAATGAAATTTAAAAATAAAAAAAGCTTTAAAACATCTATTATAACATTTTCTAAAAAAAGAATAGAAAATAAATTGATTAAAAATGTTGATGCAATTATTTCTGTTTCAGGCTCTGATAATAAGCAGTTTAATGAGTTAAAATACAACTCTATTTATCTGCCTGTAACTTATAATTTTAATTATATTAAAAAAAGCACAGCTAAAAGTACCGCATCATTAGTACATTTAGGAAGTTTAAATACAACCGCCAATAGAGTAGGGTTAAAAAATTTTTTATTAACCTGTTGGCCCAGTATAAAAAAACAATTGCCTAATGTTTTATTAGAAATAATTGGTCAAATGCCAGATAATGATAGTAAGTTAATAGAGCTATTACATAAAGATAAAAATATTAAAGTACATGGTTTTGTAGAAGATTTAACTGCGGTTATGCATCCTTATGATATACATTTAATTCCTTGGAATCAAGACACTGGTGTTAGAACAAGAATTCCGCTAATTTTTTATAATAAACAATGTTTAGTTGCTATGAAAAATGGAGTAGGCGGAACCGCAGAAATAACAAATAATTTTAATGCAATATTAAGTGATAATTGGGCAGATTATGCTAAAAGTATTATTAAATGCTATAATGATACTGATTTTAGAAAGGAACTCTCAAATAATGGATTTAATAGTTATCAAGAAAATTTTTCACACGAATCGCAATTTGTAAGGGTGAAAAATTTTATTTTAAAGATGAAAAAATAA